One window from the genome of Bacillus weihaiensis encodes:
- a CDS encoding DUF5381 family protein, which translates to MLNLKKTDETIHIKGSKFMYAWMTLVVFGGVFSCLFLIKQGLLFDSNYSLIYLGGGVVFLPIMMYLTVWILPGFMPGKVLLSIVPKENGIVQYKKKTVLIKDIRNIDLVRNPLNLINDIVIESFNGDKLKIRTYNLLDDIDYEIVVDKYIYPYLTETAKEVWDRKVNLEKLQRIAKYERGHKNFD; encoded by the coding sequence TTGTTAAATCTTAAGAAAACAGATGAAACGATTCATATTAAAGGATCAAAATTCATGTACGCTTGGATGACACTTGTTGTTTTCGGTGGGGTGTTTAGTTGTTTATTTTTAATAAAACAAGGTCTCTTATTTGATTCAAATTATTCTCTTATTTACCTAGGTGGGGGTGTTGTATTCCTACCGATAATGATGTACTTAACAGTATGGATCTTACCAGGATTCATGCCAGGTAAAGTTCTGTTATCAATTGTCCCAAAGGAAAATGGGATAGTGCAGTATAAGAAAAAAACGGTCTTAATTAAAGATATTCGGAATATTGATTTAGTGAGAAATCCTTTAAATCTAATTAACGACATTGTTATAGAGTCTTTTAACGGTGACAAATTAAAGATACGTACATATAACCTCCTTGATGACATAGATTACGAAATTGTAGTAGATAAGTATATTTATCCCTACTTAACTGAGACTGCAAAGGAGGTTTGGGATCGGAAAGTGAATCTAGAAAAATTACAGAGAATAGCGAAATATGAGAGAGGGCACAAAAACTTTGATTGA
- a CDS encoding DUF5381 family protein: MNVKSENGSLHIKGSKFMYAWMAVFTFGGIFASLFIISEGVSFESYYSLFYIAGGISLLPIFIYLTVWALPGFKPGKVLLTIILRENGVVKSKNRTVLIKDIRNIDLIRNPLNLINDIVIESFDGRKFKIRTYNLLDDLDYEIVVDTYIYPYLTKNAQEVWNRKVNLEKLQRIAKYERGQQNFD; the protein is encoded by the coding sequence ATGAATGTTAAGAGTGAAAATGGATCGTTACATATTAAAGGCTCAAAATTCATGTATGCATGGATGGCTGTATTCACATTTGGTGGTATATTTGCGAGCTTATTTATTATTTCTGAAGGGGTTTCATTTGAATCATATTATTCTCTGTTCTATATAGCAGGAGGTATTTCCCTCTTACCTATTTTTATTTATTTAACTGTATGGGCGCTTCCTGGATTTAAACCAGGAAAAGTCTTGTTGACCATTATCCTGAGAGAAAATGGTGTAGTGAAATCTAAAAATAGAACGGTTTTAATAAAAGATATTCGAAACATCGACTTAATAAGAAACCCGTTAAATCTGATTAATGATATAGTCATAGAATCCTTTGACGGTAGAAAGTTTAAGATTCGAACTTATAATCTACTAGATGATCTTGATTATGAAATTGTAGTAGATACATATATTTATCCGTATTTAACTAAGAATGCACAGGAAGTTTGGAATAGGAAAGTGAATCTAGAAAAATTACAAAGAATAGCGAAGTATGAGAGAGGACAACAAAATTTTGATTGA